One segment of Gemmatimonadota bacterium DNA contains the following:
- a CDS encoding lysine 2,3-aminomutase, with product MIRSMNGKTPRFRIYDLRNYRKIPQIDRLPDDLKFEMEVVARVLPFRTNSHVVEHLIQWENIPDDPMYQLTFPQREMLSPDHFDEVAALVKKEASEAEMERTVNRIRWNLNPQPAGQLEHNVPREDNEKLDGMQHKYRETVLFFPSQGQTCHAYCTFCFRWPQFVGIDELKFASREVESLIRYLEDNPQVTDVLFTGGDPMVMRAKNLSVYIDALLKADLPNLHTIRIGTKSLAYWPHKYLTDPDADDVMALFERVTRAGKHLAVMAHSSHPAELQPDVVSKAVSRIRGTGAKVYTQSPILRNINDDPDTWAAMWRRQVDLGMVPYYMFMVRDTGVQHFFAVPMVRSWEIFQNAYQQVSGICRTVRGPSMSAHPGKVHVLGISEVHGEKIIALRFLQGRNPDWVLRPFFARYDEEAIWLDDLEPAFGEETFFFEKELAQLCEEDQPSGQWDEMESLVLEGVGWE from the coding sequence ATGATCAGAAGCATGAACGGCAAGACCCCCAGGTTTCGGATATACGATCTCAGGAACTACAGGAAAATACCGCAGATCGACAGACTCCCGGACGACCTGAAGTTCGAAATGGAAGTCGTGGCGCGGGTTCTGCCGTTCCGGACCAATTCCCACGTGGTGGAGCACCTGATCCAATGGGAGAATATCCCCGACGATCCCATGTACCAGCTCACTTTCCCGCAGCGGGAAATGCTGTCGCCGGACCACTTCGACGAGGTGGCGGCCCTGGTGAAAAAAGAGGCGAGTGAAGCGGAAATGGAGCGGACCGTGAACCGGATCCGATGGAATCTGAATCCACAGCCCGCGGGTCAACTCGAGCACAACGTCCCCAGGGAGGACAACGAGAAACTGGACGGCATGCAGCACAAGTACCGGGAAACGGTCCTGTTCTTCCCGTCCCAGGGCCAGACCTGCCACGCCTACTGTACCTTCTGCTTCCGCTGGCCCCAGTTCGTGGGCATCGATGAACTGAAGTTCGCCAGCCGCGAGGTCGAAAGCCTCATCAGGTACCTCGAAGACAATCCCCAGGTCACCGACGTGCTTTTCACGGGCGGCGATCCCATGGTCATGCGGGCAAAGAACCTTAGCGTGTATATCGATGCGTTGCTGAAGGCTGATCTCCCCAATCTGCACACGATCCGGATCGGGACGAAATCGCTGGCCTACTGGCCCCACAAGTACCTCACGGACCCGGATGCGGACGACGTCATGGCGCTGTTCGAACGGGTCACCCGCGCCGGCAAGCACCTGGCGGTCATGGCCCACAGCAGCCATCCCGCCGAACTCCAGCCCGACGTGGTGTCAAAGGCGGTCAGCCGGATTCGCGGTACAGGAGCGAAAGTGTACACGCAGTCGCCCATCCTGAGGAATATCAACGACGACCCGGACACGTGGGCGGCCATGTGGCGCAGGCAGGTGGACCTGGGGATGGTGCCGTACTACATGTTCATGGTGCGGGACACCGGCGTGCAGCATTTCTTCGCCGTGCCGATGGTACGGTCCTGGGAGATCTTCCAGAACGCCTATCAGCAGGTAAGCGGAATCTGCCGGACCGTGCGCGGACCCAGCATGTCGGCCCATCCCGGCAAGGTCCACGTACTGGGCATCAGCGAGGTCCACGGGGAGAAGATCATCGCCCTCCGGTTCCTGCAGGGACGCAATCCCGACTGGGTCCTGCGGCCGTTTTTCGCCAGGTACGACGAAGAAGCCATCTGGCTGGACGACCTCGAGCCGGCCTTCGGCGAAGAGACGTTCTTTTTCGAGAAGGAGCTGGCGCAGTTGTGCGAGGAGGACCAGCCCTCCGGCCAGTGGGATGAAATGGAATCGCTGGTGCTGGAAGGCGT
- a CDS encoding nucleotidyltransferase family protein — protein MILAAGLGTRLRPLTDTRPKALVEVAGRPMLYWVIARLARHGFTDIIINAHHFAEQIEAFAAAYDDPGVSLTVSVEEEIMDTGGGVRKAAWFFDREEPFLVHNVDVLTDLDLRCLADAHSASGALVTLTVKGRKSSRHLLFDEAGRLCGWRSGITGETRKVRTMADPVTPLPFMGVYVMSPAALSKMTDSGPFSIIDFFLDLARTGETVQAFRAEEARWADLGSVDRIASAERLFGTDWFADFS, from the coding sequence ATGATCCTTGCGGCGGGCCTGGGCACCCGGCTGCGGCCTCTCACCGACACCCGGCCCAAAGCCCTGGTAGAGGTGGCCGGCAGACCCATGCTATACTGGGTGATCGCGCGGCTTGCCCGCCATGGTTTCACCGACATCATCATCAATGCCCACCATTTCGCGGAACAGATCGAGGCCTTCGCGGCCGCGTACGATGATCCCGGCGTTTCGCTGACCGTTTCCGTGGAGGAGGAGATCATGGACACGGGCGGCGGTGTGCGCAAGGCCGCGTGGTTCTTCGACCGCGAGGAGCCGTTTCTGGTGCACAACGTGGACGTGCTGACCGATCTGGATCTCAGGTGCCTGGCGGATGCCCATTCAGCGTCGGGCGCCCTGGTCACCCTGACCGTGAAGGGAAGGAAGAGTTCTCGTCACCTGCTTTTTGACGAGGCGGGACGGCTATGTGGTTGGCGTTCGGGAATCACGGGAGAGACGCGCAAGGTTCGAACGATGGCGGATCCCGTCACCCCCCTGCCCTTCATGGGCGTCTACGTCATGTCACCGGCAGCGCTGAGCAAGATGACCGATTCCGGCCCCTTTTCGATCATCGACTTCTTTCTGGATCTGGCGCGCACGGGCGAGACCGTTCAGGCCTTTCGGGCTGAAGAAGCCCGGTGGGCGGATCTCGGCAGCGTGGACCGCATCGCGTCGGCGGAGCGGCTGTTCGGGACGGACTGGTTCGCGGACTTCAGTTAG
- a CDS encoding phosphotransferase, producing the protein MNRDAQDRLASLFRRTFGRAPARIAALGADGSRRRYYRLADEGRTVVGAANTDWRENVAFLALSRHFRRHSLPVPEIYAEDLEQGVYLQQDLGDETLFDRVAAARAEEGAFSDQMVATYRQVLDDLPHFQVTAAADLDFSVCYPRSRFDAQSIRWDLNYFKYHFLKLVPVDFDEQALENDFERFTAFLLEADTRYFLYRDFQSRNIMWHEGRPHYIDYQGGRQGALQYDVASLLQDAKADIPWKIRDELLDYYVTAAGEYAPLRRDAFLAYYYGYALVRLMQALGAYGYRGLYEGKSHFLTSISHGVRNLEGLLARADLPVNLPELDRAWSRIVDDPALRLMGEDSEKGLTVHLWSFSYHLGLPRDPSGNGGGFVFDCRIVKNPGRIPEYADLTGKDAPVAAFLDELEEARSFLGDAQTMVERAVEHHLRRGFTDLTVAFGCTGGQHRSVYFAERLAAHLADRQGVVVRLRHREQEDS; encoded by the coding sequence ATGAATCGTGATGCCCAGGACAGACTGGCCAGTCTCTTCCGCCGCACGTTCGGCCGCGCGCCGGCGCGCATTGCCGCCCTGGGCGCGGACGGCTCGAGGCGGCGATACTACCGGCTGGCGGACGAAGGACGCACCGTCGTCGGCGCGGCAAATACCGACTGGCGCGAGAACGTCGCCTTCCTTGCGCTGTCCCGCCACTTCCGCCGCCACAGCCTGCCCGTGCCCGAGATCTACGCCGAGGACCTGGAACAGGGCGTTTACCTGCAGCAGGACCTTGGGGATGAAACCCTGTTCGACCGGGTGGCCGCCGCCCGCGCGGAGGAAGGCGCTTTCTCTGATCAAATGGTTGCGACGTACAGGCAGGTACTCGACGATCTGCCCCATTTCCAGGTCACCGCGGCGGCGGACCTGGACTTCTCGGTCTGCTACCCCAGGAGCCGGTTCGACGCCCAGTCCATCCGGTGGGACCTGAATTATTTCAAGTACCACTTCCTCAAACTCGTACCTGTCGATTTCGACGAGCAGGCTCTCGAAAATGATTTCGAGCGGTTCACGGCCTTCCTCCTGGAAGCGGATACCCGTTACTTCCTCTACCGCGACTTCCAGTCCCGCAACATCATGTGGCATGAGGGCCGCCCGCACTACATCGACTACCAGGGCGGGCGGCAGGGCGCGCTACAGTACGACGTGGCGTCTCTCCTGCAGGATGCAAAAGCCGACATCCCGTGGAAGATCCGGGACGAACTCCTGGATTACTATGTCACAGCGGCCGGCGAGTACGCCCCCCTTCGCCGGGATGCGTTCCTGGCGTACTATTACGGTTACGCCCTGGTCCGTCTCATGCAGGCGCTGGGCGCTTACGGGTACCGCGGCCTGTACGAAGGCAAGTCCCACTTCCTCACCAGCATCTCCCACGGCGTCCGTAACCTCGAGGGGCTGTTGGCGCGGGCCGACCTCCCGGTCAACCTGCCTGAACTGGACCGGGCCTGGTCGCGCATCGTCGACGATCCGGCGCTTCGGCTAATGGGCGAGGATTCCGAAAAAGGACTGACCGTCCACCTCTGGAGTTTTTCCTATCACCTCGGCCTGCCCCGGGATCCGAGCGGAAACGGCGGCGGGTTCGTCTTCGACTGCCGGATCGTGAAGAATCCCGGCCGCATTCCGGAATACGCGGACCTGACGGGAAAGGACGCGCCGGTGGCGGCCTTCCTGGACGAGCTCGAGGAGGCGCGGTCCTTCCTGGGGGATGCGCAGACCATGGTCGAGCGGGCGGTCGAACACCACCTTCGCCGCGGGTTCACGGACCTGACCGTCGCCTTCGGGTGCACGGGCGGCCAGCACCGCTCGGTATACTTCGCGGAGCGGCTGGCGGCCCACCTGGCGGACCGGCAGGGGGTCGTGGTCCGGCTGAGGCACCGGGAGCAGGAGGATTCGTGA
- a CDS encoding esterase-like activity of phytase family protein, which translates to MFWTPGPAAAQENPIILEAISVLPVEGPESNQPSGLFVHNDTLYTVSDKHDDTIFRIELREDVAVFVPHIRFDAPKPFGVFRLDLEGITRDDDGTFYLASEGAFAILKVDADGKKVSWVTTSLRKVGASAGLFQTRGGYLEGITLMARDRFLVTAEREPSGLIEVDMAPVQRIVEIANHGSTESYTGLHRELENVYILQRSTATIRKTIRYLDVDSPSTIWSFAHIVNDPEYLYQHEQFGAKTAEGLAMDRDRVYVILDNNNDARRMYPTDHRPLLLIMKRPG; encoded by the coding sequence TTGTTTTGGACTCCCGGGCCGGCCGCAGCCCAGGAAAACCCGATTATCCTGGAAGCCATCAGCGTCCTCCCCGTGGAAGGACCCGAATCCAACCAGCCATCGGGGCTCTTCGTCCATAACGACACGCTGTACACCGTTTCCGACAAGCACGACGACACCATTTTCCGGATCGAGCTCCGGGAGGATGTCGCGGTATTCGTACCGCATATCCGGTTCGACGCGCCCAAACCCTTCGGAGTGTTCAGGCTGGACCTGGAGGGCATCACCCGCGATGACGACGGAACCTTCTATCTCGCCAGCGAAGGGGCGTTCGCCATTCTGAAGGTCGATGCGGACGGGAAGAAGGTGTCCTGGGTCACCACGAGTCTCAGGAAAGTGGGTGCTTCGGCGGGGCTCTTCCAGACGCGCGGCGGGTATCTCGAGGGCATTACGCTGATGGCCCGAGACCGGTTTCTGGTCACGGCGGAGCGGGAGCCCAGCGGCCTGATCGAAGTCGACATGGCCCCCGTGCAGCGGATCGTGGAGATCGCCAATCATGGATCGACGGAAAGTTACACGGGCCTGCACCGGGAACTCGAAAACGTATACATCCTGCAGCGAAGCACCGCGACCATTCGGAAGACCATCCGGTATCTGGACGTGGACAGTCCCTCGACGATTTGGTCCTTCGCCCATATCGTCAACGACCCGGAATACCTCTATCAGCACGAACAGTTCGGCGCAAAAACGGCGGAGGGGCTCGCCATGGACCGCGACCGGGTCTACGTCATCCTCGACAACAACAACGACGCGCGCCGGATGTATCCCACCGATCACAGACCCTTGCTCCTGATTATGAAGCGGCCCGGGTGA
- a CDS encoding peptide ABC transporter substrate-binding protein, giving the protein MRYLVLLASMLAMVSCGESERGGEQPGTATEGGRVNSIGVVLPDDAVDASRQVLRSMSPEPKSLDPSIEPYDTEQTILPFEALLFKDEHWNPIPGAAHSWGSDDGIVWTFNLRSGMRWSDGSPLTAHDFVYSYRRMLDPESTNIYAFFYYDIKNAEAIVKGENKDLESLGIRAVDDTTLVIETEKRAPYLPHIVSFGDAMPVPKRLVDKYGRKWTEPQNIITNSGFMVTEWVNGSHMTLVPNPYYNGPHKPFLEKVIHPFRNAAAATILPYESDEVDMENVDVNDLERIERDPDLKQDLVRFHGLNTWYLFFRTQLPPFDDIRVREAFTRVMDRDNICNIILRGGAVPAYSMIPPGFREFEGDTHAAVQGFDPERARQLMREAGYPGGQGFPRQELWLRAPTPSDRLIGVAIQSMLKEHLGVDVDIRTADLHTYMDHLYEWNMNLGLIAFGADFLDPRNILDMIWHSQPRGHGRQDWHNPDFDRLVDAAAAELNPEIRQGLYREASAVHVADYPGAFLYHKMGLQLRKPWLKGYAVNDDGTVGSFRWHKLYIAEVEDGE; this is encoded by the coding sequence ATGCGATATTTGGTTCTCCTGGCATCGATGCTCGCGATGGTCTCCTGCGGCGAAAGTGAACGCGGCGGGGAACAGCCGGGGACCGCCACGGAAGGTGGCCGCGTCAACTCGATCGGCGTGGTCCTCCCGGACGACGCCGTGGACGCCTCCCGCCAGGTGCTGCGGTCCATGAGTCCGGAGCCCAAGAGCCTGGACCCCAGCATCGAACCTTACGACACCGAGCAGACGATCCTGCCCTTCGAAGCCTTGCTGTTCAAGGACGAGCACTGGAACCCGATCCCGGGCGCCGCGCACAGCTGGGGCTCGGATGACGGGATAGTCTGGACCTTCAATCTCAGGTCCGGGATGCGCTGGAGCGACGGTTCACCGCTGACGGCCCACGACTTCGTGTATTCCTACCGCCGGATGCTCGATCCCGAATCCACCAACATCTACGCCTTCTTCTATTACGACATCAAAAACGCCGAAGCGATCGTCAAGGGGGAGAACAAGGATCTTGAGTCCCTGGGCATCCGGGCCGTGGACGATACGACCCTGGTCATCGAGACGGAGAAGCGGGCCCCCTACCTGCCCCATATCGTTTCTTTCGGCGACGCCATGCCGGTGCCGAAGCGGCTCGTGGACAAATACGGCCGCAAGTGGACCGAACCGCAGAACATCATCACGAATTCCGGCTTCATGGTCACGGAGTGGGTCAACGGCAGCCACATGACGCTTGTTCCCAATCCTTACTACAACGGCCCTCACAAGCCCTTCCTTGAGAAGGTGATACACCCTTTTCGCAACGCGGCCGCAGCCACCATCCTTCCCTACGAGAGCGACGAGGTCGACATGGAGAATGTTGATGTGAACGACCTTGAACGCATCGAGCGTGATCCCGATCTGAAGCAGGATCTCGTGCGCTTTCACGGACTGAATACCTGGTATCTCTTCTTCAGGACGCAGTTGCCGCCCTTCGACGACATTCGCGTCCGGGAAGCCTTTACGCGGGTGATGGACCGCGACAATATCTGCAACATCATCCTACGGGGAGGGGCCGTGCCGGCCTATTCCATGATCCCGCCCGGCTTCAGGGAATTCGAGGGCGATACGCACGCCGCGGTGCAGGGCTTCGATCCCGAACGGGCACGGCAACTGATGCGCGAGGCCGGATATCCGGGTGGACAGGGATTCCCCCGCCAGGAGCTGTGGCTCAGGGCCCCCACGCCCTCCGACCGCCTGATCGGCGTGGCGATACAGAGCATGCTGAAAGAGCATCTCGGCGTCGACGTGGACATCCGGACGGCCGACCTGCACACCTACATGGACCATCTGTACGAGTGGAACATGAACCTCGGGCTGATCGCCTTCGGCGCCGATTTCCTCGACCCCCGCAACATACTGGACATGATCTGGCACTCCCAGCCCCGGGGCCACGGCCGGCAGGATTGGCACAATCCCGACTTCGACCGCCTCGTGGATGCGGCCGCGGCCGAACTGAATCCGGAGATCCGGCAAGGCCTGTACCGTGAAGCCTCGGCCGTCCACGTGGCGGACTATCCCGGCGCTTTCCTCTATCACAAGATGGGCCTGCAGCTCCGGAAACCCTGGCTGAAGGGCTATGCCGTAAACGACGACGGCACCGTGGGTTCATTCCGCTGGCACAAGTTATACATCGCCGAGGTGGAAGATGGGGAGTAG